One genomic window of Polyangium aurulentum includes the following:
- the gltB gene encoding glutamate synthase large subunit: MPLQPGRYGLYEPEMEHDACGVGFVAHLHGEKSHRIVEQALEVLVRLSHRAASGRDPETGDGAGILVQLPHRFFEQERLPFELPAGHKYAVGMVFLPNDAEAQRACQATLEQAAAEEGQRVLGWRDVPVEPAELGPLARSVAPVIRQVFIARRRVVPSAFERKLYRIRKLTENRIRERGHDPEGLFHVASLSAETLVYKGLLLPRQLPRFYPDLVHPELVSALGLVHSRFSTNTFPTWELAQPFRHIAHNGEINTLRGNRNWTNARRELLQSAKFGGSLSPLFPIIVPGKSDSAQFDNMLELLYLGGRSLPHAMMMMIPEAWEAHAEMSDERRAFYEYSSALLEPWDGPAAIAFTDGQLIGATLDRNGLRPARYLVTEDNRIILASETGVIDVPDAQIRKKGRLTPGRMLLVDLAEGRILEDEEVKRDIATRWPYRRWLKRNVFTFDQLHAQPAPVRLTGEELWRLQRAFGYTDEDVRLLLQPMAETGKEPVGSMGTDTPLAVLSDGAPTLFHYFHQLFAQVTNPPIDPIRESLVMTLATAVGPDGNTFDETPEQCHRLALPGPILKNGELARLASAGDEGVFETRRISMLYELAGPVGALARALDRLCDEAVEAVDEGINIIILSDRGVDAAHAAIPALLALSAVHQRLVRDGIRMHTGLVVETAEAREVHDFALLIGFGAAAVNPYLAFDTIRALSEAGELSVPREDVQKNYVHAVHEGLLKVMSKMGISAIQSYRGAQLFEAVGLSRELVEKHFTGTASRIEGVGLRELGREVRERHARGFGPAAAADAEGARLPVGGNYQWRRRGETHKWNPATLATLQAAVRSSDPKLFAEYARLADDETVAHCNLRGLLEVDFESCTPVPIEEVEPAIEIVRRFVTGAMSFGSISAEAHETLAVAMNRLGGRSNSGEGGEEPRRYVRDENGDSRMSAIKQVASARFGVTTEYLVNADELQIKIAQGAKPGEGGQLPGHKVDDRIAKVRWSTPGVTLISPPPHHDIYSIEDLSQLIYDLQSVSPTARIGVKLVSEAGVGTVAAGVAKAGAGAVVVSGYEGGTGASPLSSLKHAGLPWELGLAETQQVLVHNGLRDRIRVQVDGGLRTPRDVLVAALLGAEEFGLATASLVAVGCVMLRKCHLNTCSVGIATQDPKLREHFSGKPEHVESFFLMLAEDLRKLMARLGARKLDELVGRVDLLRKRKDVEHWKAGRVDLSDLLAAPRAPASEPRTCSSFQRKDISAHLDYEILRRAEATVEGGARATLTMPVSNRDRSVGALLSGEIVRRHGARGLPDDHLRIKMTGSAGQSFGAFLASGVTLELAGDTNDYLGKGLSGGRIIVYPPPNSRFVPEENVLVGNTVLYGATAGEVYLRGMAGERFAVRNSGAHAVVEGVGDHGCEYMTGGMVVVLGRTGRNFAAGMSGGTAYVLDRDRTFRSRCNLEMVELESLVDESELWLVRGLIERHLHHTGSALARRVIDNWEHVVPQLVKVMPVDYKRVLQARRAARRPVLPLAAQHSDPGHAAE, encoded by the coding sequence ATGCCCTTACAGCCCGGACGATACGGACTCTACGAGCCGGAGATGGAGCACGACGCGTGCGGCGTGGGCTTCGTCGCTCACCTGCACGGCGAAAAATCCCACCGCATCGTCGAGCAGGCGCTCGAGGTTCTGGTGCGGCTCAGCCACCGCGCCGCGAGCGGCCGCGATCCCGAGACAGGCGACGGCGCGGGCATCCTCGTGCAGCTCCCCCACCGCTTCTTCGAGCAGGAGCGGCTCCCCTTCGAGCTACCCGCTGGGCACAAGTACGCCGTCGGCATGGTCTTCCTGCCGAACGACGCCGAGGCGCAGCGCGCGTGTCAGGCGACGCTCGAGCAAGCCGCCGCCGAAGAAGGTCAGCGCGTTCTCGGCTGGCGCGACGTGCCCGTCGAGCCCGCGGAGCTCGGCCCTCTCGCGCGCTCGGTCGCGCCCGTCATCCGCCAGGTCTTCATCGCGCGCAGGCGCGTCGTCCCGAGCGCCTTCGAGCGCAAGCTCTACCGCATCCGCAAGCTCACCGAGAACCGCATCCGCGAGCGCGGCCACGACCCCGAGGGGCTCTTCCACGTCGCGAGCCTGTCGGCAGAGACCCTCGTCTACAAGGGCCTGCTCCTTCCGCGGCAGCTCCCGCGCTTCTACCCCGACCTCGTGCACCCCGAGCTCGTGAGCGCGCTCGGGCTCGTGCACTCGCGCTTCTCCACCAACACCTTCCCCACCTGGGAGCTGGCGCAGCCGTTCCGGCACATCGCGCACAACGGCGAGATCAACACGCTGCGCGGCAACCGCAACTGGACCAACGCGCGCCGCGAGCTGCTCCAGTCGGCCAAGTTCGGCGGCAGCCTCTCGCCCCTCTTCCCCATCATCGTCCCCGGCAAGAGCGACTCGGCGCAGTTCGACAACATGCTCGAGCTGCTCTACCTCGGCGGCCGATCGCTGCCCCACGCGATGATGATGATGATCCCCGAGGCGTGGGAGGCCCACGCCGAGATGAGCGACGAGCGGCGCGCCTTCTACGAGTACAGCTCGGCCCTGCTCGAGCCCTGGGACGGGCCCGCCGCCATCGCCTTCACCGACGGTCAGCTCATCGGCGCCACGCTCGATCGCAACGGACTGCGCCCCGCGCGCTACCTCGTCACCGAGGACAACCGGATCATCCTCGCCTCCGAGACCGGCGTCATCGACGTGCCCGACGCCCAGATCCGCAAGAAGGGGCGCCTCACGCCGGGCCGCATGCTGCTCGTGGATCTCGCCGAGGGGCGCATCCTCGAGGACGAGGAGGTCAAGCGCGACATCGCCACGCGCTGGCCCTACCGGCGCTGGCTCAAGCGCAACGTCTTCACGTTCGATCAGCTCCACGCCCAGCCCGCGCCCGTGAGGCTCACCGGCGAGGAGCTCTGGCGGCTTCAGCGCGCCTTCGGCTACACCGACGAGGACGTGCGGCTGCTCCTGCAGCCCATGGCCGAGACCGGCAAGGAGCCCGTCGGCAGCATGGGCACCGACACGCCGCTCGCCGTCCTGAGCGACGGGGCGCCGACGCTGTTCCACTACTTCCACCAGCTCTTCGCGCAGGTCACGAACCCGCCCATCGATCCGATCCGCGAGTCGCTCGTGATGACGCTGGCCACGGCCGTGGGCCCGGACGGCAACACCTTCGACGAGACGCCCGAGCAATGCCACCGCCTCGCGCTTCCGGGGCCGATCCTGAAGAACGGCGAGCTGGCGCGGCTCGCCTCCGCGGGCGACGAGGGCGTCTTCGAGACGCGGCGCATCAGCATGCTCTACGAGCTCGCGGGCCCGGTGGGCGCCCTCGCACGCGCGCTCGACAGGCTCTGCGACGAGGCCGTCGAGGCCGTCGACGAGGGCATCAACATCATCATCCTGAGCGACCGCGGCGTGGACGCGGCGCACGCGGCGATCCCGGCCCTGCTCGCGCTCTCCGCCGTGCACCAGCGCCTCGTGCGTGACGGCATCCGCATGCACACGGGCCTCGTGGTCGAGACGGCCGAGGCGCGCGAGGTGCACGACTTCGCCCTGCTCATCGGCTTTGGCGCCGCGGCCGTGAACCCCTACCTCGCCTTCGACACGATCCGCGCGCTCTCCGAGGCGGGCGAGCTCTCGGTGCCGCGCGAGGACGTGCAGAAGAACTACGTGCACGCGGTTCACGAAGGGCTGCTCAAGGTGATGTCGAAGATGGGCATCTCCGCCATCCAGTCCTACCGCGGCGCGCAGCTCTTCGAGGCCGTCGGCCTGTCGCGCGAGCTGGTGGAGAAGCACTTCACGGGCACCGCCTCGCGCATCGAGGGCGTGGGCCTGCGCGAGCTCGGCCGCGAGGTGCGCGAGCGCCACGCGCGAGGCTTCGGTCCCGCCGCCGCCGCGGACGCCGAGGGCGCGCGCTTGCCCGTCGGCGGCAACTACCAGTGGCGCCGCCGCGGCGAGACGCACAAGTGGAACCCCGCCACGCTCGCCACCTTGCAGGCGGCGGTGCGGAGCAGCGACCCGAAGCTCTTCGCCGAGTACGCGCGCCTCGCCGACGACGAGACCGTCGCGCACTGCAACCTGCGAGGCCTGCTCGAGGTCGACTTCGAGAGCTGCACGCCCGTGCCGATCGAGGAGGTCGAGCCGGCGATCGAGATCGTCCGGCGCTTCGTCACCGGGGCCATGTCCTTCGGCTCGATCAGCGCCGAGGCGCACGAGACCCTGGCCGTCGCCATGAACCGGCTCGGCGGTCGCAGCAACAGCGGCGAGGGCGGCGAGGAGCCGCGCCGCTACGTGCGCGACGAGAACGGCGACTCGCGCATGAGCGCCATCAAGCAGGTGGCGAGCGCGCGCTTCGGCGTGACCACCGAGTACCTCGTCAACGCCGACGAGCTGCAGATCAAGATCGCCCAGGGCGCCAAGCCCGGCGAGGGCGGCCAGCTCCCCGGCCACAAGGTCGACGATCGCATCGCCAAGGTCCGCTGGTCGACGCCCGGCGTGACGCTCATCTCCCCGCCGCCGCACCACGACATCTACTCGATCGAGGACCTGTCGCAGCTCATCTACGATCTGCAGTCGGTGAGCCCCACGGCGCGGATCGGCGTGAAGCTCGTCAGCGAAGCGGGCGTGGGCACGGTGGCCGCGGGCGTGGCCAAGGCGGGCGCGGGCGCCGTCGTGGTGAGCGGCTACGAGGGCGGCACGGGCGCCTCGCCCCTGTCGAGTCTCAAGCACGCGGGCCTGCCCTGGGAGCTCGGCCTCGCCGAGACGCAGCAGGTCCTCGTCCACAACGGCCTCCGCGATCGCATCCGCGTGCAAGTCGACGGCGGCCTGCGCACGCCGCGCGACGTGCTCGTGGCCGCGCTGCTCGGCGCCGAGGAGTTCGGCCTGGCGACGGCGAGCCTCGTCGCCGTCGGGTGCGTGATGCTGCGCAAGTGCCACCTCAACACCTGCTCCGTGGGCATCGCCACGCAGGATCCCAAGCTGCGCGAGCACTTCTCGGGCAAGCCCGAGCACGTCGAGAGCTTCTTCCTCATGCTCGCCGAGGACCTGCGCAAGCTCATGGCCCGGCTCGGAGCGCGCAAGCTCGACGAGCTGGTCGGCCGCGTGGATCTGCTCCGCAAGCGCAAGGACGTCGAGCACTGGAAGGCGGGGCGCGTGGATCTCTCCGACCTCCTCGCCGCTCCTCGCGCGCCTGCCAGCGAGCCGCGCACCTGCTCGAGCTTCCAGCGCAAGGACATCTCGGCGCACCTCGACTACGAGATCCTGCGCCGCGCCGAGGCCACGGTGGAGGGCGGCGCGCGCGCCACGCTGACCATGCCGGTGTCGAACAGGGACCGCTCGGTGGGCGCGCTGCTCTCGGGCGAGATCGTGCGCAGGCACGGGGCGCGAGGGCTGCCCGACGATCACCTGCGCATCAAGATGACGGGCTCGGCCGGGCAGAGCTTCGGCGCGTTCCTCGCGAGCGGCGTGACGCTCGAGCTCGCAGGCGACACGAACGACTACCTCGGCAAGGGCCTGTCAGGCGGGCGCATCATCGTCTACCCGCCGCCGAACAGCCGCTTCGTGCCCGAGGAGAACGTGCTCGTCGGCAACACCGTGCTCTACGGCGCCACCGCGGGCGAGGTCTACCTGCGCGGCATGGCGGGCGAGCGCTTCGCGGTGCGCAACAGCGGCGCGCACGCGGTCGTCGAGGGCGTCGGCGATCACGGCTGCGAGTACATGACCGGCGGCATGGTCGTGGTGCTCGGCCGGACGGGGCGCAACTTCGCCGCGGGCATGAGCGGCGGCACCGCGTACGTCCTCGATCGCGATCGCACCTTCCGCAGCCGCTGCAACCTCGAGATGGTCGAGCTCGAGTCGCTCGTCGACGAGTCGGAGCTGTGGCTCGTGCGCGGCTTGATCGAGCGGCACCTGCACCACACGGGCAGCGCGCTCGCGCGGCGGGTGATCGACAACTGGGAGCACGTCGTGCCGCAGCTCGTGAAGGTGATGCCCGTGGACTACAAGCGCGTGCTGCAGGCGCGGCGCGCGGCGCGCCGGCCCGTCTTGCCCCTGGCCGCGCAGCATTCGGATCCGGGGCACGCCGCGGAGTAG